From Candidatus Baltobacteraceae bacterium, a single genomic window includes:
- a CDS encoding BlaI/MecI/CopY family transcriptional regulator, with protein sequence MPRRPSPTLTEAELRVMEVLWRLERATVAEVTEALPPPPIAYNSVLTTLRILEQKGHVAHEEAGRAFVYRPLIARERAASSAVKNVVEKFFGNNSGELALRLIESERPSDEELARLRSLIERYEEK encoded by the coding sequence ATGCCCCGTCGCCCTTCGCCCACGCTCACCGAGGCCGAGCTCCGCGTGATGGAGGTGCTCTGGCGCCTCGAACGCGCGACCGTCGCCGAGGTGACCGAAGCCCTCCCGCCGCCGCCGATCGCGTATAACAGCGTGCTCACCACCCTGCGCATCCTCGAGCAGAAGGGGCATGTCGCGCACGAAGAGGCTGGGCGCGCGTTCGTCTATCGCCCGTTGATCGCGCGCGAGCGCGCCGCGAGCAGCGCCGTCAAAAACGTCGTTGAGAAATTTTTTGGAAACAATTCGGGCGAACTGGCACTACGATTGATTGAGTCCGAGCGGCCCTCGGACGAGGAGCTTGCCCGGTTGCGTTCGTTGATCGAACGTTACGAGGAGAAGTAG
- a CDS encoding TIGR00730 family Rossman fold protein — MARVCIFCGAHAGKDERYRALAAEVAGALAQAGYGIVYGGGRVGLMGSVADAMLARGGEVIGVIPRTMASSEVAHDGITRLHVVDTMHERKALMAQLSDAFIALPGGYGTMDEFHEILTWRQLRVHDKPIGLLNNDGYYDDLLALYARMRSEGFISSDGRPLFASGDRIEELLEAMGL; from the coding sequence ATGGCTCGAGTCTGTATCTTTTGCGGCGCCCACGCCGGCAAGGACGAACGCTACCGTGCACTCGCGGCGGAGGTCGCCGGCGCGTTGGCGCAGGCCGGCTACGGCATCGTCTACGGCGGCGGCCGCGTGGGTCTGATGGGATCGGTCGCCGACGCGATGCTGGCGCGCGGCGGTGAAGTCATCGGCGTCATCCCGCGCACGATGGCAAGCAGCGAAGTGGCGCACGACGGCATTACGCGCCTACACGTAGTCGACACGATGCACGAGCGCAAGGCGTTGATGGCGCAATTGAGCGACGCGTTCATCGCGCTGCCGGGCGGATACGGAACGATGGACGAGTTCCACGAAATTCTGACGTGGCGTCAGCTCCGCGTCCACGACAAGCCGATCGGGCTGCTCAATAACGACGGCTACTACGACGATCTGCTCGCGCTCTACGCTCGCATGCGGTCCGAAGGTTTTATCTCGTCCGACGGTCGCCCGCTTTTCGCCAGCGGCGACCGCATCGAGGAGTTGCTCGAGGCAATGGGACTCTAA